The Roseibium sp. Sym1 nucleotide sequence ACGATTGTTGCGTTTCTCGGTGACATATTCGAGCGCTGCGGCGACGCGGAATATCTCGGCGAGCCTGTCACCATGGCGCAGCACATGCTTCAGGGCGCGACGCTTGCCGAACAGGGCGGGCTCGACGAGGAGGTCATTGTCGGCGCGCTGCTGCATGACATCGGTCATTTCACATCCGAATTCGGCACATTCTCGATGGATGACACGGAGGACCGGCATCACGAGGATGCAGGAGCGGAGGTTCTGGCCCGGTTCTTCCCGACGGCGATCACCGATTGCGTACGCTACCACGTTGCCGCCAAGCGCTATCTGTGCGCGACACGGCCGGACTATTTCAAACGTCTCTCCGAGGCTTCCGTTCATTCGCTGAACCTGCAAGGCGGTCCGATGACCGAGGAGGAGGTTCGGGAATTCGAGAAGAACCCGAACCTGAAGAAGATCATCCAGGTCCGCTATCTCGACGAGGCGGGAAAACAGCCCGACATGGAGACACCGGATTTCTGGCATTTCGCCCCGATGGTGCAACGGATTGTCGACCGGCACATGGGAACCCCGGACTGAACGCCCGGGGACAAACGCGGCCGGGTCGAGGACGTTTTCTCTGGGTTCCCGGCAAGCATATGCCCTCTGGCGGAATCGTTGATCAGTCGGCGAGGTCGATCCGCGCCGTCTTGCGCATCAGCTCCTTCCCGGCCCGCCACAACACCGCTTCACCGGCATAGGCACCCAAAGGCCAGCCGCCCTGAGGTGTCTTGCGACCGGCAAAGGCCACCCATTGCGCCTTGTTCCGGTCAAGCGGCTGACCATCGCTTTCGGCCAGCACGCCGTCCGGTCCGGTCAGTTTCAGCGAAATCCGGTCGCCTTGCTGAAGGTTGATCAGCCGGGCGAAGAACACGAGCGCGGGTGCCCCCTTCCGCGGGCCGGGCACCTGGTCCGTCTCGAGCTCCTGGGTGCCGACGGGTTTTCCCGCAAAGCCGAGCTCGACAAACGCGCCGGCCGCGTCCCGCAAGAGCCTTTCCCTCTCTTGTAGCCACAGTCCCTTCCCGGCCGCCAAGTCGACATCCCTGGAACAGGCGGCCAGCCGGTCCCGCGTGCTTTCCGCCGACCCAAGAAACGGATCCACCGTTTCCCCGTCCTTGCGCACGGTCAGGTGCACATGGGGAAAGGCAGCAAACCCGGAATAGCCCACCCGGCCAATGACCTGCCCGCGCTGCACCGTCTCGCCCACGGATACCGACACGGTTCCCTGGCGCATATGGCAATACTGGGTTTCCCAGCCTTCGCCATGGGCGATCACGACACCGTTGCCGCATTCCTTGTCGCGAACAGCATCCCGGTCAGCGCCTGAGCGGACCAGCCTGTCGGGGATGTCGTTTCGCAGAGCCTTTATCTCCCCAGGAGCAGCCGCGAGAACGTCGGCGATGACACTGGTGTTCAGAACACGGACATCGGTGCCCTTGTGGCCGTCGTAACTTGCCCGACCACAATCTGCCGTTATGACCCCATCACCAGGGTCCAGATCGACATAGTTCTGAACGAAACAGTCGCTGCCAAGCGTACAGGCAAGCGGTAGGGACAGATCCAGCGCCAGCGCGGGCGCGCCAGGCAGCAGCATCGCGACCAGTGTCAGAAAGCCAGTCGGAAAATGCCTCATCGTCAGCGTGTCCTCTTCAATGACCCGTTATCAAACAGCAATGAGTTGCAATCCTTGCGCCAATCATTGATTTTTGCGCAAACCGCAACACGCATTCAGGTGGAACAAATATGTTCAAGACATGGCTGGCCGGTCTGGCCGCCCTCGCGCTGCTCGCCCTCCCGGCGGCTGCCCAGGAAGAGCTTCAGATCCGTGACATCGAAAAAGGCACTGGTGAAGAAGCCAATGTCGGCGAGACCGTGGTGGTCCACTACACCGGCTGGCTGATGGACGGTACCAAGTTCGATTCGAGCCTCGACCGCGGCACGCCCTTCTCGTTCACGCTCGGCGAACGCCGCGTGATCCAGGGATGGGAAAAGGGCGTCGAGGGCATGCAGGTCGGCGGCAAGCGGGAACTGATCATTCCGCCGCAACTCGGCTATGGCGCACAGGGGGCCGGCGGCGTGATCCCGCCGAACGCGACGCTCAAGTTCGAGATAGAACTGCTGGAAGTCAAGGCCAAGAAGTTCTCAGATCTCGGCAACGACGCGCTGAAGGCCCGGCTTGCCGCCGGTGCCACCGTCATCGACATCCGCCGACCTGATGAATGGAAGGCGACAGGCGTGCTGCCGGGCAGTCACCTGCTGACGTTTTTCGACCAGAAGGGTCAGGTCAATCCGCAATTCGGCGCGGAACTGCAGAAACTGATTTCCGGACCG carries:
- a CDS encoding M23 family metallopeptidase, which codes for MRHFPTGFLTLVAMLLPGAPALALDLSLPLACTLGSDCFVQNYVDLDPGDGVITADCGRASYDGHKGTDVRVLNTSVIADVLAAAPGEIKALRNDIPDRLVRSGADRDAVRDKECGNGVVIAHGEGWETQYCHMRQGTVSVSVGETVQRGQVIGRVGYSGFAAFPHVHLTVRKDGETVDPFLGSAESTRDRLAACSRDVDLAAGKGLWLQERERLLRDAAGAFVELGFAGKPVGTQELETDQVPGPRKGAPALVFFARLINLQQGDRISLKLTGPDGVLAESDGQPLDRNKAQWVAFAGRKTPQGGWPLGAYAGEAVLWRAGKELMRKTARIDLAD
- a CDS encoding FKBP-type peptidyl-prolyl cis-trans isomerase, translated to MFKTWLAGLAALALLALPAAAQEELQIRDIEKGTGEEANVGETVVVHYTGWLMDGTKFDSSLDRGTPFSFTLGERRVIQGWEKGVEGMQVGGKRELIIPPQLGYGAQGAGGVIPPNATLKFEIELLEVKAKKFSDLGNDALKARLAAGATVIDIRRPDEWKATGVLPGSHLLTFFDQKGQVNPQFGAELQKLISGPNDELILICQTGQRSQMLSEYLAGQAGFTNVANVEKGIAGWLQAGEEVTGAETPDNCWLC
- the tmpB gene encoding (R)-1-hydroxy-2-trimethylaminoethylphosphonate oxygenase — encoded protein: MTTPVSSALTRETIVAFLGDIFERCGDAEYLGEPVTMAQHMLQGATLAEQGGLDEEVIVGALLHDIGHFTSEFGTFSMDDTEDRHHEDAGAEVLARFFPTAITDCVRYHVAAKRYLCATRPDYFKRLSEASVHSLNLQGGPMTEEEVREFEKNPNLKKIIQVRYLDEAGKQPDMETPDFWHFAPMVQRIVDRHMGTPD